In the genome of Megalops cyprinoides isolate fMegCyp1 chromosome 18, fMegCyp1.pri, whole genome shotgun sequence, the window aataataataataataagaagaagaagaagaagaagaaaaagaagaagaagaagaagaagaagggggTTTTCCTCCCCATTTATAGCTTGTGTTTTGCGTCTATTTAGGTACAGCCATATTTAATATTCTAAAGCGcgaaaacataaataatgtcAAAGAAAGCTCATTACAGTCATTGTAGCTAAGAACACTGGGGGATCTGATTAAAATCTAATAGCTATTACGTTACAGATTGGTCGCAGCGGCTGCCGCTCCTGGAATCTCTATGCGCGAGCTGTGCCCAACTCCCCTGGGCTCGGCTCCCTGATGGGCTAATCATGTTCGCCCCAACCAAAATTACAGCTGATTGTTTTACCCATTATTTTCTTCAACTTTTAATTTCTGCTTTCCAAAGGATCATTGCCCGCGGTAATTGCAAAGGACCCGTCCTTGTATGTGTCACCAACCTtccagaaaagcaaaaataatcCAATTTTATCAGAAATTCCTTCccagttttacttttttaaaggGAAATTGATTGTACGAGAGCCCCTTTCTCATCTTCAGAGTGTAATAATCCGAATATGAACATgcaagaggaagagaaacaggcTGTGCTTTAAACTAACTTATTGTTAGGTCTATTCGTTTTCAAGCTTAATCATAACGTCCTAATTTAGAAATCAACAGTTCACTAAAAGGGGTATTACTGCGTTTATTCAACGAATAATTGAGATTTTGGAAGTGAGGGAAACGCTTGACTTTTATCAACCGGGATTTTATCCGTAAAGTATGAATGAAACATATTCTTACGCAAAGTACAAGCAATCACACAAAATCTATCAACATTTAgcctcaacaacaacaacaacaacaataataataataataataataataataataataataatgataataataaatgttagaTAGAACAACAAGACATGTTGAATTTGCTTTGAACGACATTGCAAAGAATTTACCGCGAAAGGCCTTTAAACGATTTAATACAGAGCACGTAAAGATTTGAAAAGCTGGTGCAAGGGTTGCGTGGTGCGTCAAGATCGCGCAATTATTTAAAGTGACTATCAACATTATCACAACCCCACCCTCTCTTGACCCTGGTCCAAAAACGAAAAGGAGGAGGGAAATAAGCCTATTTAGATGCTTTCCAGTCGAATGGAGCTGCGCTGAAATAGAGCTGACAGTCAAGTATATCATAAACTACATCATCCCTCACTTTCCGTTCgcctctgctccctctccttctcgTGGACGGAGATTACAGGCCATTAGAGGCACGGGATTAATTTGTAGCCAATTACAATCCACAGTTGaatatgaatgcataaataagGTGcagcctgagtgtgtgtgtgcgtgcgtgtgcgtgtgtgcgcgcgcgcgcgcgtcGGTGaggggggcgggcggggggtAGGGAGCGACATAAACGTGGAGGGTCCTGTGGGGATGgttaaaaaccaaaaaaggaCTTGAGCAGGGGCGATCAGCATCCGACAGTGGACCACCACCTCCTGTCTTAGCTGTGGAACTCTGCGCATTGCACACGGCTGCTTCTAAGGGGCTCGATCAAGCATAGAAGTGGTGTACAAGTATCGCGCCACGGCTATTACTAGTGTTTTTTAAACTGCAACCGCAATTATGTCTCTCATTTTGTAAAGCGCTCAAACTGTACTTCGCATATTTATAAGAGTAGTAGTGCAAAAAGACATTGCTTTAAATCCTGTTGGGGAGCCATGAACAGGGACAAGGTTCAGGTGGGTGACGTCTCCATTGTTCCGCCTGCTCCCGGTGTGGCAGCCCAGACAGCGGTAGTCGTGGTGGCCATTCCGGAAAGCATGGACGGTCATGGGGAGAAGCGGCTTTCTGCCAACGAGCTGTCGGTCTTCTCCTGCCCCGGGGGCAGAGACAGGCTTCCGGGCGACAGTCGAGACAACTCGCCCAGACAAGAGCCGGCTGTGGTCGCTCCACCGACCGTTCACCGGACCACTTCCTTTTCAGTTTTGGACATTTTGGACCCAAACAAGTTTACTAGTAAAAAACAACCCCCGAACAGGACAAGCAACGACTACTCCATTGGAGCAGAGAACAGAGGGGGAGAAGACTCCACTCTAGCGATAGATCAGAAAAATTACGCGGAAGACTATGACACTTGTAAAAAATCGGCAGGATTACTAAGTAAGTACACGTTTTAAATTGCACTTAACACTTTCCTTGTACAGGTGTCATATAAACGTGCGTTTTCATGTGGCCTTGGTAGGACAAAACCTAAATCTGCTGGGTGTTGGACCTTCGTGGTatataaattaatgaaatgtctgaaatCTTTAGAATGAGATCTGAACAAGTCACAGTTTTGCCTGTTTACTCGTTCGGTAAATTCGGTGCCGTTTATTACTGGGAAGATGCTTGAGTGGAGTGTCGTCTGCCCAGTTGTGTGAAATTTAAGATAAGTGGAGTCTGAGGTCATTGTTTACGAGGAAAATGTTTGACACATGggttaacatttttaaaacataggCTTCAACTACTTCAGGAGCATGgtgtcagggaaaaaaacactagaACGTCGCGCACAACTTAATCCAACTGAGAAAATGCGTGGTCGGGGAGAATGGGCATTGCATGTGGTATTTTGTTGTGAAGCGTAGGCTATGTTAAAGCATGCGTTGTGTATTGGGTCGGGTTCACTCTATTTGGCCAATCACAAATCAGAGcgcttttctgttttatttatttcgaAAATCAGTGAGCACTGTGGTTAGAATGTGTAGCCTACGTAGCGGGTGACAATATATTTAAAGTTGCATTGTACCAAAACAGGCCTGGAATAGGCTACGCAATGTAAAAGTTAACGTAACACCAACGTAACGTGATTTTATGTCCCGAATCTCTACTGAATAACATCTTCTCTATATTATCATTTTAACGTAAGACGCAAGACGTCGACTGTTTCTACATTTGAGAAGCATCTATGCATTAAAATATACCAGTAACAGGCAAACTAACCTGTTACTTCTATAATAACTTTACAGGATATTTCGTCATTTATcgaaatatttatttttatatatttatcgTCATACTGGAATAAATCGAAAAAATGACACCagagcaataataataataatagtaataaaatattattattattattattattattattattattattattattattattattataaaatgcaGCACTCCAAATTCGTGGCATATTTTAAGGCTTTGTCACCCTAAACGCTTTGGGTTAATTTGGACTAAAATGggaattttgaaataaatctgCGCTTGATAAAATGAGTGTGAAAATAAGAGTTACTTTCAGCAACGTTTGTCAGAAAGCCATGACTTAGAATTAAGCAATTAAGTCATGGCTGATATctgacaatttattttaaaaaatactcgTCATTGTTATTATAAAGTTACACACGagtatcattttatttgaattattacAACTCAGCATCGTGCTGGCATGATGCGATTCCGctttcctcctctgtccctcctctttTATTCTTTGCAGGACGAAACAGACTAATTGTGACAAAACGCTGGttgtcttcagaaaaaaaaaaaaaaaaaaacaattaaattccTTCGATTACATTTAAGGTAAAATGTGCTTAGCAGCGTTAAAGAGCCAGAATAATGGGTGAAATCGCCCCAGAGTGGCATGTCGGACGGTCTGGTCGATATCCTATTATCGAATTCTGCGTATCTCTTTCAGGCAGCTTGCAAACTCCCCTCCAACATCTAAATTATAAGGTCAAAATTCGGATAATTACTCGATTAAAACCTATTATACTTATTAAGGGCCGCCATTGATCGCTGCTCGCCTGCAACCTACAGAAGCGGTAGATTGCTTTTCCCTCCCTCAAAACAGAACCCAAGGTCTTCTTCATTACGCGCGCGCCATGGCCAAAAAGGGAAGGCATGTAGTTTTCACAACGTTTAGGAGCCTCAGAAACGAACAAACATCATTAATGCGCTATGGCACGTGGGGATTGTAGTCCACTGTAACGAGAGGACACGTTTATATGAACGTCTCGTTTTAATTCCATGATTTGAGAAGTTACATTCGTTACAAATCATGAAAATGTGGCAAAATTGTTAAAGATTCAGGTGTTTAATAGAATTCGTTTTAAATTAACATATTGATTCGATgtatatgaaaatgattttcctCCATGTAGTTTATCATTAACTCCGATATAACttatttgaatgtatgtttgtgtatattatAACACGACGCTGCTGAAGGAAAGTACAATAGTTCAACAAAAGAACAGTTATCGTTAAACGCTCTGTAACCCAGTTAGCTATTGAGGAACGTTaatgtttggtgtttttgtttttgtgttttttttcttcttcttcttcttcttcttcttcttcttcttcttcttcttcttcttcttcttcttctgtgtttGCCATGGACAATTGCCCTGGGCAATGACCATGGTTTGGTTCTATAGGCGTGGTGCAGAGTGAAAACTATGGGAGGAGTGTAATGCATTTCGTGGTGTCGAAACAGCATTGAGCAATCAAATATGTTATTGGAGTTTCCCAGGACATTATACAACAAGCTTCTGTTTCacatctttttctgtctttcacaaTTGTCTCCTCAGCCCCTTGCAGTTTAATACAAGTTGTAATACAATCGAGAAATATTACATCCAAAATACTAAAACGCGTGTTATTCAAGGTATAGAAATTTAATaggaaataataacaataggaaataatatttcacaacaacaaatttcaccatttgttttgtttttcatttacgGTAGTCCAGAAGCACTCGAGTACACCACGCATCTGCGGAAAGTGGAACAAAAACATATCAGAAAcagtgggagagaaaaaaaagttttcagaaaCTTGTCTTCGTAAATCAATGATCTTACGAACATAACATGCCTGGTGTGCTTAGTTTTCTCATAGGTCTTGATCTATCATTTTCAATTaatgttttgcaatatttgtCATGCAGTTGATGAGAAATAATGCAgttgtgcttgtgttttgcaGAGGACGCGTTCGTGTACAAATCAGACGAATGTGAGAATGATTTCAGCAGGAGCACTCACACCGACAGCGAAATCCAGGACGAGCTGTGTAGTGAGGAGAGCAGTAGCGCTCTAGGCGGCAATGGGGACCCGGAACTGGGTCACCATGAGGAAGACGACCCGGTAACCCGGAGCTCCAGCCCTGGTAGTCAGCAAACGCAGCAGTCCGGGCAGAATGGGCAGACTCAGCAAGCCAAGGCAAAAAGAAAGCGCTCTGGTTCGGATTCCAAGTCGGGTAAGCCCCGAAGGGCTCGGACAGCCTTCACATATGAGCAACTCGTGGCACTGGAGAACAAATTCAAGTCCACTCGATACCTGTCCGTCTGTGAGCGGCTCAACTTGGCCCTGTCCCTCAGTTTGACAGAGACCCAAGTGAAGATCTGGTTCCAGAACCGACGAACCAAGTGGAAGAAACAGAACCCAGGCGCTGACACAAGCGCCCCAACGGGCAGTGGTGGAGGTCCGAACGCATCGAGTAATGTAGGAGGCCTTAGCCCGCTGAGTCCGTCTCCGCCCATGAGTGGCCATCTGTCAATGCACACAAGCTACCCAGGTCACACACCCGGTGGACTGGTCTGCACAACCCAATTACCCTTTCTGCCAAGTCACGCGGTGCTGTCACCTTTCATGCTGGGATCTCAGACTTACGGAGCGCCGGCATTTTACACTCCGCACTTGTAAAGACAACTGGAAATAcgtgtttattattattttttttctaaactcGTGTTTCCCTAAGGTTTGTACAGTGCACCAATTTTAATAAACACGTTGACTCAAAAGAACACGAAAGATATTACCCCATAAATAACGTTTTGGATCTTTATTCATCCTCTgttggagaaaataaaaagacccTCAACTTTAAAGACTACTAGTGCATCTAATGCTTAAGGTGGGCACATTATTTTGTGTCGTCTTCCCTCGACAGTGTTtagttctgttttgttgtgtcttTTTACAGACATAATTGGCTACGTGCTAATTACGAAGTAATTCTTCCATATATGgagaattgtttttattatgctaaaattgatatttaatttgttaaaatgtgtttttgtctctggGCCACGTAGACCTGTGTATATTTAAATGGTAACAAATACGTAAGCGATTAATCTCATACATTGAATGCGATTTTCAAAAAGATTAGATAATTAGAATGGATTAAAAACTTCGCAGATGACGACTCTGAACCATGTTATTTAGAAAAGTTTCCTAACATTTCACCTTTGGAATGGCTTGTAATACTCATAAGTATTGtataatttatatgtaaaaGGTTTGTCCGACGAAACGtaaacatgttttattataGACCTGCCTTCTGGGTAGAGTTACATTATGTTCGCCGGCTGCTGTTCTTTGAACTGTTTCCACAAAGGTGAATCTGTGGGGAATCGAGATATGAAAGCATGTCTGAAATTTTATTTGGCTAACGAGAAGACTGTACAGAAAACCTTAGAAAGACAATGCATTCACCAATATTGTGTATATTTCTGATTATACCGAtatcatttttgaaataatttattgtaaaataaataaatgtgattcGTTTCTGAAATTGAAACAATAAGCGCACTTAAATATGTCCACATTTCTTTCCTAGTTGAAACGCATTTTCATGTGTTAGATAATTCAGAAAATTGGAAACTTTATTATAAATTGTTTTAGAAAACGAATGTACGTTATTTTTCATGCAGGatttctgaaattatttgtttggtGTAGTCTACATTAATAATTGTTAACTTTTGGCCTATTGAACTAAACTTTTGGCGTCTGTTTCTGAAGTGTTGAAGGCCCGTGAAACCAACCCACATTTATGCAAGTTACTATCTAACATCTAACTCAAACGCGACTTAAAAATTTGAAGAAAATTAATAAGAAGAATGACATGTTGATTTAAAGATGTCATGTTCAGGATATTTTGGTGTTTTATTTGATGGAATTATGACGACAGGGGGCTAGGCCTtccaaacatacaaacaaacaatctgCGATGGGCAGATGTATAGGATCGGTATTTAATAACTGGAACTAAGTGTTCGTTTTGTCATCCTGGCTGTGTGTATTTACCAAGCTGCGGTCAGTCTCGCCGGCGTGAGGTGTACGTAAGCATCCCCAAGCCATGACAAAATTAAACGGACTCCTAATCCACTTTTGAGGCATGGAGATGCTATAAACTTTGGCATAGAAATTGCACGTTTTCTCAGTTTCTTTATCACGAAATGTAAACAGACTGCAGATAGGCGAAGGAGTTATTTCGAGGGAAAGGAGGATTCCAGTACACGCGTATACACGTGCTATCATTGTTTTCGTGCGACGCTAGGGGGAGTGTTTTGAAAAGACAGTGAATGGTGTAGATCGCCGAAACGATTTTAAGACATTACCTacagtttatttaaattacTAGTAACACAATTCGCAACACTTTTAGAAGAAATTACACCCAATAGTCTGGTGGTAGATTTGGAAGTATTAGCAAGTTTATTGCCATAGGCGTAGCCATTTTAATATTCTGTGAGTTAGGCTAATtgttatgattttaaaatattaccaTACCATTTTAACAAGTCGTTTTTTTAACTTGTTGGTCATCAGGAGCCCAGCGGTAACAGGagataaaaaaatctttgtgtaaaatgaaagagaaattaatttagcctaataataacaatttctTTAAACGCATTACTCAACATTAACGACAAACccctgaatgaaaacaacagcagtgcttaaaTTTGACTCACAGGTCAATAGCCtacaaatgttgtttgttttttattattacaagcAGTTTGGCGAGTACgcgtatttaaaaaaaaaaaaaacctaacaggcatttatttgtaaaacagaGTTGAGCACAAATGTTGAAATAATCAAAGGAGAAGTGATTTTACCCCTCTTTACCTTAAAATATCGATAACAGGCTATCCACACAGATTCCCATTAATACTGAAAAGGAAACGTTCCTGCTGTTCCAGTAAGAAAACGAGATTACAGCAGATTTCATACAGTAGCCTACATATTAGCAATGCTTTCCATGTCGAGGCCGGCATGCACAGTCCAGGTTAACCGTTTTTTAAGCAAAGTTTTGCCGTGTGAGAAGCAGCCAACGTAATTTTTCTTCGAAGAGTTCCTTTAACGAACATTCTCTATTTGTGGCTGGTTCTACTAAACATTAATGTGAATTTGAGTCCGGATGAGTTATTTCCAGATTCCAGTTTAACGTTGATCTGACactcataatttatttacataacGCTATCGCATTCATAATAATGTGGGTGTCGTACAAATTAAATATTCTAAAATTTTTCATACTGAGGAAAATTCAACAGTTATGCAAGGAAAGCAGAAGTTAGTAGCATGTGCCCTAATTCGATTAAATATGAATGTTCATATAACTATATTTATATCAGCCACGACTACAAGCgtacatgtaaaatgatataaataaaaagtattttaagtTCATGTGTTtagtttcctttatttttattattgttagtgACCATTGGGACGGAAAGTAGATTTCGTTAACTAAAAAGTAACCCCTTAGTGACAAGTGCACAGACACCGATTGTGACGTTTATtctttaaaattacaaaaacccCCATTTCAACAAAGTTTGGAATTACCgttgttttttctctgaaatctTCTAATATTACCAGGATAACAATATTTCAATTTAAtcaacacaaaagcaaataagTGAAATTCTAATTAAAAGGAAAAGTTATCTCTCCAGATGCatgcttacattttcacatagAAACCTGTGGACCGGAATAAGCCAACACAAAACAGAACGGGAAATCGACGGAAAGAGACATGTAGgctatttacatatatttttgccGACAGAAATAGATACACAAAGCCATTTCTGTACATCATATACACTTATTAggcaattaattaatttgttggACCCCTATATCGTGATCGGTTTAGAGAGCATTAGTAATATGGAGTCGTTCATATATACACAATACTTCAGATACAGGCCCGGTTCTAGATTTCCCCAactaggggggggggggggggtaatcatagttttggggtgggcaatttttattcaccaatgcatacttttctttttacagcatatcaaaaaaatgcatagtaaaagcctataggctaccaacagcctataacttgacagaaatgtaagatataagGGGTGGCAGTATCTCAGATAGGGAATTGAATGGTTTCTTATTCAAATCCCGCTTCATGTTACATCCTACTGAGGGTGTTTGAACATGGCTTGTCTGACAATATTTGTTGATGATAGGTCATCTGCTACAGCCAATCATTTAGATAGgaaaaaatttgaaatgtcgatgtgttattacagtttttctcaattactttggcttaaccttcaaaaagtgagttttgcacttgttttgaaaatattaaatatcattagccagagcaattgagaaaaactgtaaataccagGCTACCTGAAGTAATTATAAACtaactatatatacatgaacTATGAACATCATGTGTCAATGCGGAGTGGGCACGGAAAATGCAATACTTGAA includes:
- the nkx1.2lb gene encoding NK1 transcription factor related 2-like,b; protein product: MNRDKVQVGDVSIVPPAPGVAAQTAVVVVAIPESMDGHGEKRLSANELSVFSCPGGRDRLPGDSRDNSPRQEPAVVAPPTVHRTTSFSVLDILDPNKFTSKKQPPNRTSNDYSIGAENRGGEDSTLAIDQKNYAEDYDTCKKSAGLLKDAFVYKSDECENDFSRSTHTDSEIQDELCSEESSSALGGNGDPELGHHEEDDPVTRSSSPGSQQTQQSGQNGQTQQAKAKRKRSGSDSKSGKPRRARTAFTYEQLVALENKFKSTRYLSVCERLNLALSLSLTETQVKIWFQNRRTKWKKQNPGADTSAPTGSGGGPNASSNVGGLSPLSPSPPMSGHLSMHTSYPGHTPGGLVCTTQLPFLPSHAVLSPFMLGSQTYGAPAFYTPHL